From a region of the Polyodon spathula isolate WHYD16114869_AA chromosome 31, ASM1765450v1, whole genome shotgun sequence genome:
- the polm gene encoding DNA-directed DNA/RNA polymerase mu translates to MVPLKRRRKDGGAVAGFEAPAPVNRFPGVEVFLLERRMGSSRRAFLTQLARRKGFKVQDTLGDSVTHLVSESNSGDEVWEWLDRQTGGQTPSSLSLLDISWFTDSMETGRPVEILDRHRLQVSAPRSDPGEHRISAYACQRRTPLDHRNKIFTDALEVLAENAEFSESEGRGLAFRRAGSVLRSLPFSVSRMEDLRGAPCLGEHSRKIIQEILEDGVSGEVEGVLRSERYRAMKALTGIFGVGVKTADRWAREGLRTPGDLLTSGHRLSREQEAGVRYYEDLNCSVTRAEADTIGEIVKEAVHSILPGARVTLTGGFRRGKEAGHDVDLLITHPEEGKEEGLLGKLTSWLDSQGVLLYQRVSEGSEGQGREAGPMDHFNRSFSILKLGEQPGAPPGDPQPGASSAGPAQEARAQGRGWRAVRVDLVICPYSQFAYALLGWTGSQQFERDLRRFASQERDMSLNSHGLYQRERVRNPLPPTTHPCGGPVYQHGHIPPTRERLSAALLTPRSPGIKHRGEVKNLGTSCPAGGLRASWGTNLMIDPDICGERGAVEEKGAERGKGEIERGQGEEGEGGVK, encoded by the exons ATGGTCCCCCTGAAGCGCAGACGGAAGGACGGAGGCGCGGTCGCAGGGTTCGAGGCGCCGGCCCCCGTGAACCGCTTCCCCGGCGTTGAGGTCTTTCTCCTGGAGCGCAGGATGGGGTCGAGCCGGCGAGCTTTCCTCACGCAGCTGGCGCGGAGAAAGGGGTTCAAGGTGCAGGACACGCTCGG TGACAGTGTGACTCACCTGGTGTCAGAGAGTAACTCTGGGGACGAAGTGTGGGAGTggctggacagacagacagggggacAGACACCCAGCTCGCTGTCCCTGCTGGACATCAGCTGGTTCACGGACAGCATGGAGACAGGCAGGCCAGTGGAAATCCTGGACAGACACCGTCTACAG GTGTCTGCACCCCGCTCCGATCCAGGGGAGCACCGAATTTCTGCGTACGCCTGTCAGAGGAGGACCCCCCTGGACCACCGCAACAAGATCTTCACT GATGCCTTGGAGGTCCTGGCTGAGAACGCGGAATTCTCAGAGAGCGAGGGGCGTGGCCTGGCGTTCCGGAGGGCGGGGTCTGTCCTGCGGTCCCTCCCATTCTCCGTGTCCAGGATGGAGGATCTGAGGGGGGCGCCCTGCCTCGGGGAACACTCCCGAAAAATCATCCAG gagaTTCTGGAAGACGGGGTGTCAGGGGAGGTGGAGGGGGTCCTCCGTTCTGAGCGTTACCGAGCCATGAAG GCGTTGACTGGTATCTTTGGGGTGGGGGTGAAGACAGCTGACCGCTGGGCGAGGGAGGGGCTTCGGACTCCCGGTGACCTCTTGACCTCTGGGCACCGACTGTCGAGAGAGCAGGAAGCAG GGGTGCGGTACTATGAGGACCTAAACTGCTCGGTAACAAGGGCTGAGGCTGACACCATTGGTGAGATTGTGAAGGAGGCGGTCCACAGCATCCTGCCTGGGGCTCGGGTCACACTGACTGGAGGGTTCCGGAG GGGGAAGGAGGCGGGGCACGATGTGGACCTCCTGATCACACACCCAGAGGAGGGGAAAGAGGAGGGGCTTCTGGGCAAGCTCACCAGCTGGTTGGACAGCCAG ggcGTGCTGCTGTACCAGCGTGTGAGTGAAGGCTCTGAGGGGCAGGGGAGGGAGGCTGGCCCCATGGATCACTTCAACCGGAGTTTCTCCATCCTCAAACTGGGAGAGCAGCCAGGAGCCCCGCCCGGGGACCCCCAGCCGGGGGCCTCGAGTGCCGGCCCAGCCCAGGAAGCAAGGGCCCAGGGGAGGGGGTGGAGGGCGGTGCGAGTGGATTTGGTGATCTGTCCCTACAGCCAGTTTGCGTACGCCCTGCTTGGCTGGACCGGGTCGCAG CAGTTTGAGAGAGACCTGCGTCGCTTCGCCAGCCAGGAGCGAGACATGAGTCTGAACAGCCATGGGCTGTACCAGCGAGAGCGGGTGAggaaccccctcccccccactaCACACCCATGTGGTGGACCTGTGTACCAGCATGGTCACATCCCCCCTA CCAGGGAGAGGCTGAGCGCTGCGCTGTTAACCCCTCGCTCCCCGGGTATCAAGCACAGGGGCGAGGTGAAGAACCTGGGAACGAGCTGTCCCGCAGGGGGACTGCGCGCCTCCT ggggAACTAATTTAATGATTGACCCAGATATCTGTGGAGAGAGGGGGGCAGTGGAGGAGAAGGGGGCAGAGAGGGGcaagggagagatagagagaggccagggggaggagggggaaggGGGTGTTAAGTGA